The following proteins come from a genomic window of Vidua chalybeata isolate OUT-0048 chromosome 2, bVidCha1 merged haplotype, whole genome shotgun sequence:
- the SPRY2 gene encoding protein sprouty homolog 2, with protein sequence METQHGSGSQPLLQARRDSGRPHGEPDLRDVLMQQVHVLSLDQIRAIRNTNEYTEGPTVAPRPGVKSSPRVTTQPKNERPHGLPEHRHFSRIQHTQTHASPRAPLSRSVSTVSTGSRSSTRTSTSSNSSEQRLLGSSSGPVADGIVRMQPKSELKSSELKPLSKEDLGAHSYRCEDCGKCKCKECTYPRTLPSCWICDKQCLCSAQNVVDYGTCVCCVKGLFYHCSNDDEDNCADNPCSCSQSHCCTRWSAMGVVSLFLPCLWCYLPAKGCLKLCQGCYDRVNRPGCRCKHSNTVCCKVPSVPPRNFEKPT encoded by the coding sequence ATGGAGACTCAGCACGGCAGTGGGTCACAGCCCTTACTACAGGCTCGGCGTGACAGTGGGAGACCACATGGGGAGCCCGACCTGCGGGATGTCCTGATGCAGCAGGTTCACGTCTTGTCGTTGGACCAGATCAGAGCCATCCGAAACACAAATGAATACACAGAGGGACCTACGGTGGCTCCACGGCCGGGGGTCAAGTCTTCTCCTCGGGTAACAACCCAACCCAAAAATGAAAGGCCCCATGGGTTGCCTGAGCATCGTCATTTCAGCCGGATCCAGCACACACAAACGCACGCATCTCCTCGAGCGCCTCTCTCCCGGTCCGTCAGCACAGTCAGCACAGGCTCACGGAGCAGTACGAGGACGAGTACAAGCAGTAATTCGTCAGAACAAAGACTTCTGGGATCATCTTCGGGACCAGTTGCTGATGGGATAGTCCGAATGCAGCCCAAGTCTGAGCTCAAGTCGAGTGAGCTGAAGCCACTGAGCAAAGAAGATTTGGGAGCACACAGCTACAGGTGTGAGGACTGTGGAAAGTGTAAGTGTAAGGAGTGCACTTATCCAAGGACCCTCCCCTCATGTTGGATCTGTGACAAGCAGTGTCTTTGCTCAGCCCAGAACGTGGTTGATTACGGGACTTGTGTTTGCTGTGTGAAGGGCCTCTTCTATCACTGCTCTAATGATGACGAGGACAACTGTGCTGACAacccctgctcctgcagtcaGTCACATTGCTGCACTAGGTGGTCCGCCATGGGTGTAGTGTCCCTCTTTCTGCCTTGCTTGTGGTGTTACCTACCAGCCAAGGGTTGTCTTAAGTTGTGCCAGGGCTGTTACGACCGGGTAAATCGGCCTGGGTGCCGCTGCAAACACTCCAACACCGTTTGCTGCAAAGTTCCCAGCGTACCCCCCAGGAACTTTGAAAAGCCAACATAG